In one Limosilactobacillus oris genomic region, the following are encoded:
- a CDS encoding Rrf2 family transcriptional regulator produces the protein MRVSTRLSDSIHILALLQIYRGKIPLTSENIAGSVETSPVVVRRLMSALRKGGLIETVPGFADPRLARPAGKISLYDIYLAVEGPDRHLFAIDEKTDPECIVGGNIQATLAEYYQQAETAAQAKLAGISLQDVLDSILVKQVQKEAQQRKENSQ, from the coding sequence ATGCGCGTTTCAACCCGTCTAAGCGACAGTATTCATATCTTGGCTCTTTTGCAGATTTACCGTGGAAAAATTCCACTGACGAGCGAAAATATTGCCGGTAGCGTTGAGACTTCACCGGTAGTGGTTCGCCGGCTGATGAGCGCCCTCCGCAAGGGCGGCCTCATTGAGACGGTCCCGGGATTTGCGGACCCCCGCTTAGCCCGACCGGCCGGTAAAATTTCACTTTATGATATTTATTTGGCTGTTGAGGGGCCTGACCGCCACCTCTTCGCAATTGATGAAAAGACTGATCCTGAATGTATTGTGGGGGGTAATATTCAAGCCACGCTGGCTGAATATTACCAGCAGGCGGAAACTGCTGCCCAGGCTAAACTAGCAGGTATTTCACTACAGGATGTGTTAGATAGCATTCTCGTAAAACAGGTACAGAAAGAAGCACAGCAGCGAAAGGAGAATTCTCAATGA
- a CDS encoding ABC transporter ATP-binding protein produces the protein MTKAAIQFKHVQKRFGDDLVIPDLSFTINQGEFVTILGTSGSGKTTTLKMVNGLLQPSAGEITIDGRPLSELDLVQLRRHMGYVVQQIGLFPHMTIAQNIAVVAQLLHWNKEQTSQRVRELLQLVQLNPREYATRYPSQLSGGQQQRVGVARALVANPPYVLFDEPFGALDALTREELQHEIKRIHESLADKTFMFVTHDINEALYLGSRVMVMHEGRIEQFATPAEIVRQPATQFVKKLLGTVRQNQELWGQQDD, from the coding sequence ATGACAAAAGCAGCTATTCAATTTAAACACGTTCAGAAGCGGTTTGGCGATGACCTGGTTATTCCTGACCTGAGCTTTACGATTAACCAAGGTGAGTTTGTTACTATCCTGGGGACTTCTGGCTCGGGAAAGACCACGACCCTTAAAATGGTGAATGGCCTGTTACAGCCGAGTGCGGGTGAAATTACCATTGATGGGCGGCCGCTCAGCGAGCTTGACTTAGTTCAGCTGCGCCGCCATATGGGCTACGTGGTCCAGCAAATCGGCCTCTTCCCGCACATGACCATTGCGCAAAATATCGCGGTGGTGGCACAACTGCTGCACTGGAACAAGGAGCAGACCAGCCAGCGGGTTCGTGAATTGTTACAGCTGGTCCAGCTTAATCCCAGGGAGTATGCTACTCGGTACCCCAGCCAATTATCTGGCGGCCAGCAGCAGCGGGTCGGGGTGGCCCGGGCCCTAGTCGCCAACCCGCCCTATGTGCTGTTTGATGAACCCTTTGGCGCATTAGACGCCCTTACCCGGGAGGAGCTGCAGCACGAGATTAAGCGAATCCATGAGTCGTTAGCCGACAAGACCTTTATGTTTGTGACCCATGACATTAATGAAGCTCTCTATTTGGGGAGCCGGGTCATGGTGATGCACGAAGGACGAATTGAGCAGTTTGCCACACCAGCGGAAATTGTCCGCCAGCCCGCGACACAGTTTGTTAAAAAGCTGCTGGGAACCGTCCGCCAAAATCAAGAACTGTGGGGCCAGCAAGATGATTAA
- a CDS encoding glycine betaine ABC transporter substrate-binding protein, translating to MKVKQALITSLVAATVLILGTAAPSVASAASSKPIIVGSKNVSESKTVSEIYALALEHEGYKVTRKPNIANNVIFQATQKGQVDVYPDYTGTIVEAYLKKRASGKSASEIAKIAHQGVQKDGLTTFDYAPGDNRQGIAMPTKVAKKDHISDLSQLQKKADKIRFASQGEFEKRADALPAMNKAYGKFDFKSIKDYDVNLLYKIMEQGKADAAPVSTTDGQLATGKFTLIKDNKNVWPPYNLVPVANQKAAKSYPKMGRALNKVDAKLTTKQLTTLNRRVNVDGQNYKTVAKNWYEHNIK from the coding sequence ATGAAAGTTAAACAAGCGCTGATTACATCCCTAGTAGCTGCAACGGTCCTCATTTTAGGGACGGCTGCTCCAAGCGTTGCTAGTGCTGCTAGCAGTAAACCAATCATTGTCGGCTCGAAGAATGTTTCCGAGAGCAAGACCGTTAGTGAAATTTACGCCCTCGCCCTCGAACATGAAGGTTATAAAGTTACGCGGAAGCCTAATATTGCCAATAACGTCATCTTCCAAGCAACCCAAAAGGGCCAGGTTGACGTTTACCCTGACTATACTGGGACGATCGTTGAAGCCTACCTCAAAAAGCGGGCCAGCGGCAAGAGCGCCAGTGAAATTGCCAAGATTGCCCACCAAGGGGTTCAAAAGGATGGTCTGACAACCTTCGATTATGCTCCCGGTGATAATCGTCAAGGAATCGCTATGCCTACCAAGGTCGCCAAAAAGGACCACATTAGCGACCTGAGCCAGCTACAAAAGAAAGCTGATAAAATTCGTTTTGCTTCGCAGGGGGAATTTGAAAAGCGGGCCGATGCGCTCCCGGCAATGAATAAGGCGTATGGTAAGTTCGACTTCAAATCGATTAAGGACTACGACGTGAACCTGCTCTACAAAATTATGGAACAGGGTAAGGCTGACGCCGCACCGGTTTCAACGACTGATGGTCAGCTGGCAACCGGAAAGTTCACCCTCATCAAGGACAACAAAAACGTTTGGCCCCCTTATAACCTGGTTCCCGTGGCAAACCAAAAGGCTGCTAAGAGCTACCCAAAGATGGGTCGGGCCTTGAACAAGGTTGATGCTAAACTGACGACCAAGCAGTTAACGACCCTCAATCGAAGGGTGAATGTCGACGGGCAAAACTACAAAACCGTTGCCAAAAACTGGTACGAGCACAATATCAAATAG
- a CDS encoding ABC transporter permease has product MRSDSLFSQVIQYFQSNSGQYWQYVGQHLFLTLVTLVISMVIALPLGYLGSRVKPVASFCVAFAQVLRIIPSLALLFLLIPVIGTGMVPALISLVVLALPPLLINTILGFNEVSPLYKEVGTALGMTSRQLRRQIEIPLALPYVLNGIKLAIVEIIASATLATYIGAGGLGTLIFTGLGLYDMTYVVIGAVSVAALSLGAMLGFDFLIRKVQKHDKSSYSI; this is encoded by the coding sequence GTGAGGAGTGATTCTTTGTTTTCACAGGTGATTCAATACTTTCAATCTAATAGTGGCCAATACTGGCAGTACGTTGGTCAGCACCTCTTCCTCACGCTGGTGACCCTAGTAATCTCCATGGTGATTGCTTTGCCGTTAGGGTACCTAGGCTCACGGGTAAAACCGGTGGCTAGTTTCTGCGTCGCCTTTGCGCAGGTGCTGCGAATAATTCCTAGCCTGGCCCTGCTATTTTTACTGATTCCCGTTATCGGTACCGGGATGGTCCCCGCTTTAATTTCCCTGGTCGTGTTAGCCCTGCCGCCGTTGCTAATCAACACCATCCTGGGCTTCAACGAGGTCAGTCCCCTGTACAAGGAGGTCGGAACGGCCCTCGGGATGACCTCCCGGCAATTGCGTCGGCAAATTGAAATTCCCCTAGCCCTCCCCTACGTCCTTAACGGAATCAAGCTGGCAATCGTTGAAATTATCGCCAGTGCAACCCTGGCGACCTATATCGGGGCTGGCGGCCTGGGAACATTAATTTTTACGGGTCTGGGCTTGTACGATATGACCTATGTTGTAATTGGTGCCGTTAGTGTCGCGGCCCTCTCACTGGGGGCAATGCTCGGCTTCGACTTCTTAATCAGAAAGGTTCAGAAACATGACAAAAGCAGCTATTCAATTTAA
- a CDS encoding ABC transporter permease, giving the protein MIKYWNENWTTMITDSQQHALMVLSSLGIALVLALVITLLFLRRRNWLNSLVYFFSLLYSIPSFAFFALLLPLSGLGMRTAIIVLTIYAEYVLLRSFITALQGIDPQLIEVATGMGMTRQQVFYKVQLPLALPAIFSGLQVALASTMAMATIAATINAGGLGQLLFEGLQGQQLAPILWGTFLTMALTLICAGFLRLLEWGLTHKWRAALAK; this is encoded by the coding sequence ATGATTAAGTATTGGAATGAAAATTGGACAACCATGATCACGGACAGCCAGCAGCACGCCCTCATGGTTCTCAGCTCGCTTGGAATTGCGTTGGTGCTGGCCCTTGTCATTACCTTGCTATTTCTCCGCCGGCGCAACTGGCTGAATAGTTTGGTCTATTTCTTTTCCCTCTTGTACTCAATCCCTAGCTTTGCCTTTTTTGCCCTGCTTCTGCCCCTTTCCGGATTAGGGATGCGGACCGCAATCATCGTTTTGACCATTTACGCTGAGTACGTCCTGCTCCGTTCCTTCATCACCGCCCTGCAAGGAATCGATCCCCAGTTGATCGAAGTGGCTACGGGGATGGGGATGACCCGCCAACAGGTATTCTATAAGGTCCAGCTCCCCCTGGCGTTGCCAGCAATCTTTAGCGGCTTGCAAGTGGCGTTGGCTTCCACGATGGCAATGGCAACCATTGCGGCCACCATTAACGCGGGCGGATTAGGTCAACTCCTGTTTGAGGGCTTGCAGGGACAGCAGCTTGCTCCCATTTTATGGGGGACGTTTTTGACAATGGCCTTGACCCTCATTTGTGCGGGGTTCCTGCGCTTGCTTGAATGGGGCCTCACCCATAAGTGGCGCGCGGCCCTAGCAAAGTAG
- a CDS encoding TVP38/TMEM64 family protein, whose protein sequence is MMKRKLNKTLLILGGIIISAILIYFIYRDYQPEINLLLHMNDHNRIVLMHLIRSHGIKDMLLLLALIATFNAIPGMSNSLICILAGLCYGPVVGFLINWLGNILGNCGVMSIIREVDLSKCTRKSKLLAALMHQKHPLIGLTLGFMVPVIPSVLVNYAGAQLNISRFRYLAMVTVGMAPTSFIYAFGGDALFQGNSHKLIGAAVAIVVVIAMYVLIKKLIKRDRAAKQPVA, encoded by the coding sequence ATGATGAAAAGAAAACTTAATAAGACCCTGCTAATTCTAGGCGGGATTATAATTTCAGCGATCCTAATTTATTTTATCTACCGTGATTATCAGCCGGAGATCAATCTCTTGCTACACATGAATGACCATAACCGAATCGTGTTAATGCACCTGATCCGCAGCCACGGGATTAAGGACATGCTACTGTTGCTGGCGTTGATTGCCACATTCAACGCGATTCCTGGCATGTCCAATTCGCTGATTTGTATATTAGCCGGCTTGTGCTATGGCCCTGTCGTTGGCTTTTTGATTAATTGGCTGGGGAACATTTTAGGGAACTGCGGCGTGATGAGCATTATCCGCGAGGTGGACCTCTCCAAGTGTACCCGGAAGTCTAAGCTGCTAGCCGCGTTAATGCACCAAAAGCATCCCCTGATTGGGCTGACGCTCGGCTTCATGGTTCCGGTGATTCCTAGCGTCTTGGTTAATTATGCCGGGGCCCAGCTCAACATCAGCCGCTTCCGTTACCTGGCGATGGTGACTGTCGGCATGGCCCCAACGTCATTTATCTATGCCTTTGGGGGTGACGCGCTTTTCCAGGGCAACAGTCACAAGCTAATCGGGGCTGCCGTGGCAATCGTTGTGGTAATTGCCATGTATGTCCTGATTAAAAAACTTATTAAACGCGACCGGGCTGCTAAACAGCCGGTAGCATAA
- a CDS encoding exodeoxyribonuclease III: protein MKFISWNIDSINAALTGTSTRAGETRAVLKKISALEPDAVAIQETKLSKNGPTKKHLQVLADLFPGYQVAWRSSVEPARKGYAGTMYLYRDQYQPTVTYPQIGAPEPMDSEGRIITLEFPDFFLTEVYTPNSGNGLKRLADREQWDDCYRDYLRQLDEQKPVIASGDFNVAHEEIDLAHPANNHHSAGFTDEERSHFGKLLAAGFTDSFRFLHPEETGAYSWWAQRVLTSKQNNSGWRIDYWLVSNRLADKVSSSSMIDSGERRDHTPIMLEIDL from the coding sequence ATGAAATTCATCTCTTGGAACATCGACTCAATTAACGCAGCCTTAACTGGAACATCGACTCGGGCGGGTGAGACTCGGGCCGTCCTCAAAAAGATTTCTGCACTGGAACCGGACGCCGTGGCAATCCAAGAAACCAAATTGTCAAAAAATGGCCCCACTAAGAAGCACCTGCAAGTCCTCGCTGACCTTTTCCCGGGATACCAGGTTGCCTGGCGCAGTTCGGTCGAGCCGGCACGGAAGGGCTATGCTGGTACTATGTATCTCTACCGAGACCAATACCAGCCAACGGTTACTTATCCGCAAATCGGGGCCCCGGAGCCAATGGATAGTGAAGGCCGGATCATTACCTTGGAATTCCCTGACTTTTTCCTGACCGAGGTTTACACGCCCAATTCCGGGAATGGTCTGAAACGGCTAGCAGACCGGGAGCAGTGGGACGACTGTTACCGCGATTATCTGCGCCAGCTTGATGAGCAGAAACCAGTAATTGCCAGCGGCGATTTTAACGTAGCCCACGAGGAAATTGATTTGGCCCACCCGGCAAACAATCATCACTCCGCTGGTTTTACCGACGAGGAACGTTCACACTTCGGCAAGCTGCTCGCTGCTGGCTTTACCGATAGTTTCCGCTTCTTGCATCCCGAAGAGACGGGAGCGTACTCATGGTGGGCCCAGCGAGTATTAACCAGTAAGCAGAACAATTCTGGCTGGCGAATCGACTACTGGTTAGTCAGCAACCGGCTGGCCGATAAGGTTAGCTCTTCATCCATGATCGATAGTGGTGAGCGGCGTGACCATACCCCAATCATGTTAGAAATTGACCTGTAA